A window of Pelotomaculum isophthalicicum JI genomic DNA:
GTCAAAAGAAGATTCTATGATAGCGTTTAATTCCCGGTATAGCTGTTGTACTGAAGCAAATTTGTCCGGAATGTTATTAGTTTCCATAATATCTGTATCCTAACATGTAAAGTATTTTAATCATCCCTATTATTATCTAGCTGCCTTAATTAATCGCTTTCTTTTCCTGAATCTTAAGAGGTCGACAAAGGCTTCCATTCTTGTCGCCATTCCCGCTTTACCGGTTTGCTCATCCAGAAAAAATGTCAGCACAGGAATATCCCAGTCCGAGCTTACTTTAGTAAGTATAGTACGCGCTACTATTTCAGGTATACAACTAAAAGGCGCCAACTGGATAACCCCGTCAAAACCTTTCTTGGCACAAAGAATGGTTTGACCTATGGTATCTTGCGCATGGCCGCCAATCACTTCAGGCAGGTACTGCGCAGCCGCGTCCCTTGCCGTCACACCTTCGAAGGACTCCTTCCACGCATTATCGGCAATCCACCCGGTCAGATACATTTCGCGGTTCACTTCTACACCAAGATTGCCAAGCATCTCCTCAATTTCATGGTTGCTGGACGGTTCTATCAGCACATATACTTCACCGACCAGGCCGATGCGTAAAACATCCCTTTCGCTATCCTGCGGTATAGATCGCAGGGCATCCGTAGCTGCCGCTTCAGCTTCCACAACCTGTTCCGTCGTATAAGCCTTCTCGATCCAGTCCAAGACCTCCCGGTATACTTTGGTTGTCATTCCACGGTTAATTTCACGGGGCCGAATAACATGGGACAGCTTTTCAATGTTGTCGAGAGCTATCTGTTTACGCCACCAGCGTTTGATGCAGGCAATGACAGCTTTAATCGAAAGGCGGGCCTGGTTAAGCTCCCATATGCTTTTTAAAAATTTAAAAGGAAACTGATTCGGTGATTCAATAACAACCATTCTTACGTTATAACCAATGTCTTGAAGTATTTTATGGTGCAGCATTGCATACTCACCCGCCCTGCAAGGACCGGAGCCGCCCGAGGTATAAATAGTATCCGCGCCCATTTCGATAGTTTCCAGGTAGGTGCCCATAAGAATTTTTAGCGGCAGGCAGGAGAACTCAGGTGTGTACCTTACACCC
This region includes:
- a CDS encoding CoA protein activase, yielding MLMEDLGNKVVIPPRPSKRTLDLGVRYTPEFSCLPLKILMGTYLETIEMGADTIYTSGGSGPCRAGEYAMLHHKILQDIGYNVRMVVIESPNQFPFKFLKSIWELNQARLSIKAVIACIKRWWRKQIALDNIEKLSHVIRPREINRGMTTKVYREVLDWIEKAYTTEQVVEAEAAATDALRSIPQDSERDVLRIGLVGEVYVLIEPSSNHEIEEMLGNLGVEVNREMYLTGWIADNAWKESFEGVTARDAAAQYLPEVIGGHAQDTIGQTILCAKKGFDGVIQLAPFSCIPEIVARTILTKVSSDWDIPVLTFFLDEQTGKAGMATRMEAFVDLLRFRKRKRLIKAAR